GGGTTATGAAGTAATGTGTACCAATCAGAAAGGGCTTTAGGTGTGCAGACATGTAAATCTATGGAGCCGGTCGGTGGCAAGGCTAACAATGCCGCTAGTGTCCCTGATGCTACTTCAATGAAAGCACAAACATGTTGTGCGACTATTGCAGATTTActgcaattttaaatttattgattgttGTTATTGATGAATTCAATACTCattctataaatatgttaaatttatctttttagtGTTTTAATTTCAGGAGTTcctttattatatttcgatgaatttatttataaaatcttttataattttcaaaaaaattaattaaattactttttttgtttttcttaccGATTTCCAGCAGCAACCATATCAATAAAAAACCAGTGTAAAACCAAAGGTAGAAGAACCATAAAACCAAGGTACTGCCAATCGTAAAGTGTAGGTTCATCAGAACATTCTACACAGTAGCTGGTGGCGTTAGTACGGAAGCCTCTGGGGCAGGCACCACAATCGCTCCATGAGCCATCCTCTAGTTCTGTTCGACCACAATACAAGCCCGGACAAGTTTTTACTATTgacatttttgtaaattttctaataaatacgtggaattaattatatctaatttccaaatatatattttatttcatgtttgtaaacagtaaatgaaaatatattatagtattttcagacatttgtattgaaaattttagTCAAACGTCAAATATGAAACTCATTGTAAACGTCATTTTTATAACTCCTTGAACGTTTGTAGATTTGtactcaaatatattttgtttaatctatCATGGTTATTGATTTATtggcgtagacagagaaacaaatttATTGGTGTTAGCGTGCAAgcatcatttttttttccttttctggcgtgtatctacgctatttgagctaAACATTCATCAGTCACGTATAAAAGAGATGacacatatgatatgagatCATTTGGTTTCAAATTCTGAAgtgtttaatgatgatgagtaGAAACTATGTAATACTACAATAGATATCtaacacaatattataattaatatataaacaaaattataattttaatgtatttcttacaataaatttaatttaatatttaataaatggtgAGTAAACTAATGTCAAAAGAAATTCCATATCTACAAGACGTTGAATGTGTTGGCAACTTGgcatcatatttaaattaaatgatacaatTTTGTCACAGATGTTATACGTTAATTCCGAATATTTTTCGCACAGGTGTCAATTAGATATTTAGGGCGAATACAACACGAGATATAGTAATTATGATTATGATACTCATACGGTATTACGgcttgttactttattttacataatttaagactactagaaacatttttatttattattatacaaaaactcTTTTTAATTAGAAGTTTTTCAAAGAATCAATAGCAACATCATTCGTAAGactaataaaaatagaactaaaactgcactaataaaaataattgtgaaagTTTCGCTTTACCTTCAAAAATACATATGCACaagatcaataaattattttaaaaacttatgtaCCAATCAAGATGTATGACATCATATAACTTATAGATTTTTGTTTAACGTTAAGCATTTTTGTAAGCATTTccgattattatttgtttttcataaattttcagTATTTTACGCATTTTTATAGACATGTAAAGTGTTCTCTAATATAATAGGTGTTAGATAATAAAATCTGAATAGATATTTGATAAAAAGTaaggaaagaaaataaaatttatctttactttcaatatttatttaattcaacataaaaaatatatattattttgatcttTTACAAGGCCTTGAACTTACTTGACTCAACGAACCTTTGAAGAATGCGCTTACGTATACGTTTCAAAACATAGCGTACAATATAAAACGATGCTGTAAGCAAcgttatagatataaataataaaatgccaATCATATccaacatataatatttaaagatactaAGTCCAACGGCTGGATTTCTCAAATGTTTAGTGCTCCCATGACGCAAAAGGAATTCTGTATACCACACCGCATTTTCAGGACCTGATATGATTGGATCCACAACCATATTCTTCAATTTCGACATTGATTTTTTGTACCTGTAAAAAAGCGGTAATCAAACAAATTTAAGTAGAAATTTTTGACGGCCTAAAtgacttttttatgaaataaacttaCTTGTCATCAGTAGCAACTGATGTGATTATTtccattaaattttctttttctaaataatatggGTCTAAGATCTCCCCAGCTCCATATCGAATAATCTCTCCGATAAAAACTTTTCTGGATCTCACTATTGGAAGTCCAATTATTGGAACTTCATAGAATAGGGCTTCTTCCAATGACCTTGCGCCGCCATGTGTAATAAACGCTTTGACATTTGGATGGgctagaatattaatattaataatataacattaaactaAGATAATATCTAaacatctttatatttaatttaaataaatagttacctAATACTTCCTGTTGTGGAAACCACGCGTGGGCAATTACATTTTTAGGTATATCTACCACAGTAGTATTACTAATCTTCCACAATACTAAAAATGGCAATTCCCTGAAAGCATCGACTAAAGTCTGCAATACATTTACTGATAGATGTTCTGGTTCCTGAATTGCTCCAAGACTAAAGTATATAACTCCTTTTGAGGCAGAATCTAATATTCTTCTAAGTTCCTAAAAAACActgctaattaaataaataatgttacatctagaaagatataaaaaaagaaacaaaaacctACCTCTGGTAGCTGAAAACCAGGTCTAATATGCAAACGATCGACATATGTTATCGCGGGCGGGCTTGGTCTATTGCCAATTAATAAAGGATTAGCAGctacaaataataaatctatatcGTATTCGATGTCCTGTAAACTTTTTGTAAGTCCGAATATCCTTCGCGCGGCAACTTCGCAACGTGGAAGGTAATTGTAATAATACTCATTTCTGGTTTGGAAATGGCGATTTATTTCCACAATTTTCTGCCACCGACTTAAATTTCTATAATTCAGACTGTTCACATCAGGATATAATATCGGATGAATGGGCGATCCTTTTGATTCGTATTGATGTATCTTACCACTTGAAGGTGTTATAGCAATGTGAGGAACTTGATACTTATCCGCAACTGCATACAAGACCGGCACGTCAGCTTCCGTAATAACCAGATCGAACTTAACATTTGGATTGATAAACAATGCCGTCATGGGCTTCGATTTAAGTTGCGCAACTGCCACTTTAATATAATGGTCATTAATTTCTCTCATTCTCGGATAATAATCATCAGTATCTATCATTAGATTCCTATATTCTTCCCAATAGGGCGCAGATTCTTCTCCGACATTTAACTCGACGATCTTTTCTATGTCTGGATATGAGAAGTGGCCAGGGTAAGGTGTCATTACTACAATCGAGTGACCTTTCTGCGCTAAAAGTGATATATATCCTCTAAAAACAATGTGGTCAGAAAAAGACAGAGATGAGAACAGCGCTAGAATGGATGCACTTTCTGCCATTtgccaaaaatataataatagaaatacaatTGCTATTTTATGCAACACCATTTTTATCGCACACTGAATGTATCTGGCCACTACTGAAGAAAAGTTTTAAAGAAACtacttgtaaaatttattgtttaaattagtaAACATGAAGCAGCTGTACAAATATTTAGCGAAAAATAGGTAAGGTGCGGGCTATGGGTTTTGCCTTTTACTGAAATATAAATCTTATGTCTAAAGCAAAAAGAGCAATTAGTGTCGAGAGAAACATTATTACAAGgtcataaaaattttatttcaataatgaaaaataaaaatgttatgcaacatatttcgtaattttaactttagataataatatcttaacGACGCatcatgataatttataattttgggaTAGACATAGACATTATGTACATATGTCATAGgtagtatgtttatatgttgcaa
The Nymphalis io chromosome 19, ilAglIoxx1.1, whole genome shotgun sequence DNA segment above includes these coding regions:
- the LOC126775796 gene encoding UDP-glucosyltransferase 2-like; this translates as MVLHKIAIVFLLLYFWQMAESASILALFSSLSFSDHIVFRGYISLLAQKGHSIVVMTPYPGHFSYPDIEKIVELNVGEESAPYWEEYRNLMIDTDDYYPRMREINDHYIKVAVAQLKSKPMTALFINPNVKFDLVITEADVPVLYAVADKYQVPHIAITPSSGKIHQYESKGSPIHPILYPDVNSLNYRNLSRWQKIVEINRHFQTRNEYYYNYLPRCEVAARRIFGLTKSLQDIEYDIDLLFVAANPLLIGNRPSPPAITYVDRLHIRPGFQLPEELRRILDSASKGVIYFSLGAIQEPEHLSVNVLQTLVDAFRELPFLVLWKISNTTVVDIPKNVIAHAWFPQQEVLAHPNVKAFITHGGARSLEEALFYEVPIIGLPIVRSRKVFIGEIIRYGAGEILDPYYLEKENLMEIITSVATDDKYKKSMSKLKNMVVDPIISGPENAVWYTEFLLRHGSTKHLRNPAVGLSIFKYYMLDMIGILLFISITLLTASFYIVRYVLKRIRKRILQRFVESSKFKAL